The nucleotide sequence GCCGAACACGGCGCGAAGATAGCCGTCGCCGACATCAATGACGACCGTGCAAACCAAACTGTTGCCGCTATCCAAGACGCAGGCAACGAAGCGATCTACGTCCAAACCGATGTGACAATTTCAGATAATACCGAAAGGATGGTGCAGGAAACCCTTAACACCTACGGAAAACTTGATATCTTGCTCAGCAGTGCTGGAATTGCAATGCGACTCCCTGTCGGCGATTTGCCAGAGGAAGACTGGCACCGTTGTTTAGATGTTAATCTCACTGGAGTCTATCTTTCTGCCAAGGCAGCGATCCCTGCTATGCTGGAAAATGGTGGCGGCTCTATTATCAATCTATCCTCTATCTACGGGCTTGTCGGTGCGGACGTTCGGGCAGCGTATGTCGCTTCCAAAGGCGGTGTGACGAACCTCACCCGCGGGATGGCACTCGACTACGCGGAGGACAACATTCGGGTCAACTGCATCTGTCCCGGCTTCGTTGAAACGCCGTTAGTTGCGGGTGTCATCAAAACGCCAGAGGAATACAAAACGCTGGCGGACAAACATCCGATGCGTCGGCTCGCACAGCCCGAAGAGATCGCCTACGGCGCGCTATACCTCGCCTCCGACGAGTCTGCGTTCGTTACAGGTATCGCTTTACCGATTGATGGCGGGTACACTGCTGGATAAAATCCCGCACGGTACAATCCAACCGAAAATTGAACGCTCTATAATCGGTATCCTCCGACTCAATCTGACGTTAACATTAGATACGACACACCAATCCACCATAACAGGAGCTTTACACCATGTTTAACTCAAAGTTATTCTGGGGTGGTATATTGCTCTGTGTAGCGGTGTTCGTCGGTATTCTGCTTTATAGAACAAACCAGCCACCTCAGGAACCGATAAAAATTTACAAAATCGTCGTGCCAGAGCGGCGCGCCACAGCTCAGTCCGCAGATACGCAAAAGGAACAAACCAACAAAGATTCCACTAAAACAGAGGAAAACCCTATATCAGTTGATGCAGATGTGTCTATAGATTCTGAAAATCTTACACTGCAAGATACACAACTTTCTGAAGTAGAAGATCAGACTCAAAGAAGGATTCCGTCGGCTGGTCCTCA is from Candidatus Poribacteria bacterium and encodes:
- a CDS encoding glucose 1-dehydrogenase translates to MRLKDKVAIVTGAASGIGKATAILFAEHGAKIAVADINDDRANQTVAAIQDAGNEAIYVQTDVTISDNTERMVQETLNTYGKLDILLSSAGIAMRLPVGDLPEEDWHRCLDVNLTGVYLSAKAAIPAMLENGGGSIINLSSIYGLVGADVRAAYVASKGGVTNLTRGMALDYAEDNIRVNCICPGFVETPLVAGVIKTPEEYKTLADKHPMRRLAQPEEIAYGALYLASDESAFVTGIALPIDGGYTAG